The window CGATAGCTTCCGGTGGTATTTTTCCAGCTGGATAACCAAGATGGTTCATAGCCGTTATTGCTTTCGCACCCATAGCCCAGATATCGGACATGCTGTTCGCGGCGACAATCCGGCCGAAGCTGCGGGGATCGTCCACTATCGGATAGAAGAAATCAACAGTCTGCACCAGAGCGACACTGTCTGAAATTTTGTAAACCCCTGCATCGTCCATTGTCTGCATGCCAACGATAAGATTGGGTGAATCAGGCAACGGAAGCTTTTCAAGTATCCCGGCCAGCCTGGTCGGATTCAGCTTGCCTGCTCAACCAGCGCAGGGGCCGTAGTCCATGAGGCGTATCATCTTCCCTGTAGGAAGCGATCTCTCAGGTACTCCGCCGCCCTGCAGTTTATTCAGGAGGAATTCGCAGTAGGTCTGCTGGTGCCTGTCGTGATGGAAAGGTATGCATTCCTTGCAGTTGCCTCTTCTTCTGCAGTCAGAAGGGCATGGGCAATTCTTTCCATCGTAGAGCCTTGATTCTTTCAAATCAGTCCGTATCTGAAAATGAATAAGAAAATAACATACCAGCACTATAAGAATATATACAAAAAAAACTGTGAAAAGAAATAACTAATCCATATCGTTTTCTGAAGCTTTGAACCCGCGTTTCTTTTTCAGCAGGCTCCGTTCCCGTTTTTCCTGAAGTCTCTTTTTCTTCGAGGCGAGAGTCGGTTTCGTTGATTTGCGTTCTACCGGTTTGTGAGCCGCCTTTTTAAGCAGTCTGATCAGTCTCTGCACGGCATCATCACGATTCATGGTCTGTGACCGGTATCGTCTAGCATGGATTATCA is drawn from Candidatus Aegiribacteria sp. and contains these coding sequences:
- the arfB gene encoding aminoacyl-tRNA hydrolase; protein product: MIKVTENISISETEIELEFTRSGGPGGQKVNKTSSAVVLKFDIDGSPSLSKTVKTRLKKIGGSGVTTNGILIIHARRYRSQTMNRDDAVQRLIRLLKKAAHKPVERKSTKPTLASKKKRLQEKRERSLLKKKRGFKASENDMD